The DNA window GCGGAAATGGAAGATCCCCGCGTAGGAGTCTGGGCGCTTCGGGTTCCATTCCTGGTCCACGTGGTTGGGGATGACCTTAGCAGCAGGAGTGGAAACCATTAACAACCTAATTTGTTCcataaaattgtattaattcatccccaacagtctattctccgCATTTTGgtgcatttctcttggctggacTGCTTCCAGGACATGTAAGTTaatgctacattttttttttcttttgtccaatAAGAATTCTGCCTCAttgtgttgccatggcaatctAATTTGCCCAATCAGTAGCGCTGTAACTTCAACTAGCAATGCATAGCTGTTTCTTGAAGCCACCACATTGGAAAGGAAGTACCTTTTTCCACAGTGTGGGCTCAGATGCCAGACAGGAAATGGCGGCCACCATCCAGCAGTTACCCAGACTGCCTTGGTGCAGGTCACGAGTGCTGATGCCATCAACGAACAGACGCGGGTCCTTGCAGATCTCCTGAGGCGGAGAGACGCCCAGTTCAGTGAACCTCGCCGACGGGCCCGGCCCCCCAAAGTGACCCTTCCTCACCCGGGGCCTCTTCCAGGTCACCCCTGGCGGCGGCGCACTCTTGTAGAAGAGTGCCTGGGCGGCGGCGGGGAAGACGGGGTCCTTGAAGAGGGCGCCGCGACGGAGGCACGCCCGCCGGAGCTTGTGGAAGCTCTGACCTTGGAAGTCGCTCACGCGCTCTGTCATACTCGCGGTGAGCGGGCAGCACTTATGCTGTCGCTCTTCTTTGCTGCCCATACGtcaacaaatgcaaatgttagTTTGCCAAAATAAAGAAGAGtagtacttctactactactgtaagtgactcaataaaatactttaatatttgtcatttttcaaagagaataaagaatatatacctgcgactattgttaaattaatcgTCTACAGGTGTTgcgccactgtttgtgttcaaatatctgtggCTTCTAAAACTGTGACTAtcgatgctaattgttagcattagcatgtcaAGGGCATTCTCCATTATATGTGATTATTAAGCTGGCGGGACGTTCTTAAATGGGAACTaaattctccttttttttttgttttttttttgcgagaaTAAGTTGCCCCCATTAGTATAAAGACgatattctgattaatattgggTTCgtggaataataattaaatagattTATTCATCAAGTTTCATTAATCTCAGGGGGCAATATccgccaaacaaaaaaactgatgaATGAATCTGTTTAATTGTTATTGCATGAACGCAATGTCAATCAGAATAAAGTGtttagcaagaaaaaaaaaattggctgttttaaatacacaaagtgtaattatttttgtttagttttacagtaaacttcacctGAGAGTGGCATTAATTAGCTCGatgcctcatttttgatgaattggtcaccattttccaaactgctgctgCTTGTGGCACAGTAACTCGAATCTTAAATTTGTGCTCGaaatttaagcaaaaaaaataaaataaaattcagcaGAATGATTTCGGAAACTTCTAAgctgggtcactcgtatctcaaggcaccattgcaGCTGATCAAAATAAGCAAACGTTTAccttttggggggagggggggggggggggggaaaccatTCAGATGTCCTAATTCATCCCTCGCTTCTGTTTCTTATTCAGCCGAGTCCTTTCTCCTGCGATGCTTCCCGGATTCATCTCCACATGCGTCACATTGAAACGTGTCGCTTCAGGCCTGCATGGCAAACGTTCCCGGCGGGGGGGGTGCACATTGCTTCCGGGATGAAGTTGTGACAGACTTTGTGCCACTGTCTTATGTATGTGTCGCAAGCTGGCTCTGGGTGTCGCTCACTCTGCAGCGGAACTCTATCcatctgcgcacacacacacacacacacacaaacacacacaaaagacagtCACACACAAGGTGACATAACACCGCTGATCACAGTAGTAACTAGCTACAATTACATaagaaacacttgaatttcAGATACTCTAGATGAGCACTTTAACCTCACTCACCTGTGTGTGGACGCTTAAGCTGCTTAAAACtcgttcactgccattgacggcttttgaagtcaaatatccatttcaACTGGGAAtgttggcagggaatgagttttaatggcttttccaggagacagagtgtgtgtgtgtgtgtgtgtgtgtgtgtgcgtgggtgtatCACTTACTGCTGCTTCTGGTGTTCTAATTTAAGTCATATTCCGCACTGTTTTCACCTCACACAACAGCACTGCAAAGAGTATCttcttgtcttttctttttgcttgttCCATTGCTGAGCGTGTGCCGCATGGCTAACTGGGTATCAGTTTTccatccagtgtgtgtgtgtgtgtgtgtgtgtgtgtgtccgtgtgtgtgtatgtgtgtgcatgtatgtgcgCGCGCTGCCCCATGACACATGAGAAAGCGAAGAGATGTCACTCTTAACTGCTTCACTGCCAAATATAAAGTCGATGCGGGCGTCAATGACCGGCTGTCTAAATGTGCTCTGCTTTATATATAGCAAcccaaaataacaataatcaagAATAGTAATGAAAATCTTAACAATATTCTCATAACATGCATTTAAGGAAACTGAAAAGACGACGTTGTCAAAAGATTGCAGCTTGAGTTTTTGTCTCTTGACCTCCTTTTCCCTGAAATTGCAGAATAGTGACGACATAAAGAACTATTGCACAATTAAAGCACATTTCagtcaaaaaaaggaaaactttcTATATTTTTTGATGAAGTGATCAACGACCTATAACGCTGAATATATAGAAGGAAAAACAGCAATTGTGGTTAAAACTGCCacgtttttaaaaattttatattGAAGGAATAATTACGGAACAAATTTGTGAGAAACtatttatgggaaaaaaaattattaaatactgtacaattatttttgttgtcggAAAACGGGAAATGTGAGCTATGTACTGAAATGGAATCGATTCAACGTGTCAttttgaagtgtaaaatatgaaagagagaagagagaaaacaagcaaaatatcatcagatatatatttttttaattgttaaggATAGTAGTAGTAGATCGAATATGCAAATTAAGCTCTTATGTTAACTTAATGTCTGTTTTCtttggtgaaaataaacattttcgaTTGCAAGCCAAAGCAGTAATCACTCCACATCAATAGGTGGCGGTATTTCATTATTGAAGTTTGCAACGGAAGGAGGAAGAAGACGAAACACGAGAGAATCTATACGCATGCGCAGTGCACTTGGGCACAGGGTACTTGGTCCTGTGATGTGGCTCCACTGGGAAAAGTAGTCCGCCACTGGATGCCGCCATTTCGCCAGCAACTACGATGAAACTTGTCCTTTTTGCACCGTTTTATTTGCTCCATTTCTACGCTTTTTTTTCGAGCGGACGACGACGCGAGGCTACCGAATAAATGTGAAGGTGAGACTTTTGAGAATCTTTCGCCGGCTACCGCTAAGTGGCGCTGTAGTCGCAGGGATATGAGCcagtgacccccccccaaagaaatataataataattattataatttacagCATGAACTTCGCACTAGTAGTCAAGTAATTGCTTTAAAAGTACTTGGTTTGTGTGTGCCAGTGTGCAAGTTTCTCACCGTGGAGCTCCAGGAAGCCCTGGGAAGAAGCGGCCCCTCCAAGGAAGTGCTGGAAACCGGCAAGAAGGAGGAAAACCCACTTCGTACGTCCAATATGGCActtcaaaaataattaaacaaaaataaataaataaaagggtgGGAGCTTGACCAATGTGCATATGATCGAGTTCAATTGAAATTATCataagtctaaaaaaaaaaaaagattgcattATACCACTGTCTAAAGGCAAACTGTAATGAAACCAACACAATCAATTGTTTGTAAAGTCTGCCGTGAGAGTACACCAGTAAAAGTGCAGAAACATTCCAAAGTTGAGCGGTCGCCTGGAAAAGTTCTgcatttttgatcaatcctgAAATTGCAcccgagacttttttttgtgtgtgtgtggaaactgTAAACACAAGTTTTGCTTTCCCCCCGGGGAGACCCGTTTGACGGAGGCCGTCGACAACGTATGCGAGCGCATCCTGCAGTACCGCGTCCACGCCGAGCGTCCGGGCAGCCCGCGCTACTCCAAGGGTCAGCGCCCCGACCGTCACTTTTCCCACATTGCCGCTCGTCTGCGTGCGCGACGTTTCCTCTTGCGCTTCAGGGTTCCAGCCGCACCGTGACCGCACTGAAGAACCTGGTCCAGCGTCAAAGTGGATTCGGGCCTGCTGTACGAGCTGTGGGACGACCCGTCCGCGGAGGTGACGGACATGAAGAAACAGGTTTGAACATGACAgggtggacttttttttttggctaacgttagcatttagctgttgTCCCGTGCTCATGTTTGCTTTCTTCGGTGCAGAATGTCTCAAGGAGGTGTGGAAGGGAGACGCGGCGAGCGAGAACGCCGCAAAGACGACGAGACTTGCCGGCGAACTTTGACCCGCCGCACAGCGCAGCGATGTTGAACCGGCGCGTGAATATGTTGGAAATATTACAATTGTTTTGGCTCGTGTATATATAGTTGACTGCAAGTGGAAtatgtaaagcaaagcaaatatatttatttagcGCATTTCATCcacaactcaatgtgctttacatgattaacgcattcactgccattgacggcttgagaagtcaaatatccatgttaactgggaaggctgccagtgaatgagttaaaagcatttaaaaacaaaggggaaaagaaagttgttgtttttttacagctgAAATAAAtttgtccccccaaaaacaaaaaattaaaaaaatcactggattcttatttttattttttaatgttttaagatAGGAGCTCATTATTCAGATGTTTTCATATGTTGAAAGGCCGATGCAGGCAACACTAGTCATAACATAGGCGGCCAGAGGGTGGCGTCATAAGCAAAAATACAACTAAAGTGATGTCGATTGAATTtagtcatgttaaaaaaaaaaacgaattgacACTTCATTCGATCACACAGGGCATCACGGCAAcacaaaattattcatattaaacatgaaaaatattaaacatgacAAATCTGCACGGTTTTTTTAAGCTACATAAATGAAATAGAGGTCATAATTCAACACAGCAAAAACCtcctttgaattgaatttgctcatcggttgcacatgattaataATATCGTAAAGCGAcgtaaatgattatttgaagAGGGAAATGACGTCGATTAAATGAAACCGATGTACACGAGCAAATGaagtacttttttccccctcaatgttGTGCGTTCTTAAGGATCCAGAATAAGTTCCATGACAATGTTAAATTGTATGTGTAGtagtcataaaaaaaatggcttaaactcagaaatggcaaaaagacaaaaataaaataacaattataTGCACTTATTTCCATTTTTGGAGGGCAAAAAGTGGATTTTACCACaggataattgtttttaaattgaattttcattgttttcaacCAAATACTTGACGGGTCCTCTTTCCTCCTGTTTCAATTTGATCCATCCAACAAACCTAATCGCACCGTAAATAGCTCGAGGATTGACGCGCGAAGAGCACCAACATttatgtttcgttttttttttttttttttttcttttcttgcaggctgatttttttttcttcccccatcGCACTTGTCCTGCATCCAAGCATAGcattcgtttaaaaaaaaaaaaaaagtgcaccgCAACTGGCAGACACGCACATGCGTGAAGAAGCACACCTGGGGAAACATTGATGGGGGAGCCATCAATCACTTTTATGGCTTTTCTCGGGGAGAAACTTTCTCTCCAATCAAGTGTTCACTCCACCTGACATTTCCATCTGCATCAGCTTTGCTTCACATCTGACAACCATCTGCTATATAGTGCATGCCGCCAATTAGCTTCCCAATTCCACTCGGATATAATTGcggcaaaatgaaaaataaatcaaatgaataccaaaaaaaaaacaaaaaaaaagtgaggataACAAGACCTATGAGGCggttatttttcctttttttttttttcctgtgacaCTTTCTAAAACGAAGGTGCGGCAAATGGATTCGTAGACGGAAAGAAATGTCTTTTTGGAATTCGAGTTTAACAGCGAAGTAGATGAAAGCATAAtacaaaggtttaaaaaaaatttaaataaatacgcACAAAGCGCAATCTGTTGTGTAATTATGAATGACTATTAGTGTGACCAATATTGCATTCAGGTCtcacaaggtgtgtgtgtgtgtgtgcggggagaggggggggggatacatCGAAATATAATAAGCTTAAAAATTTCAGCCAAATACTGACTTTCTTCTTCATTTCAGAACTGTAACAATGAAACGAACACGCTCGATATTTTAATGCCGATACCCATTTTCATATAATAGATAGCAAGCAAAGGCTCAAAGCGCTAAATCTCCGCGCGCAAAgcgaataaaaacaaaatgtaaagcaAGTCAATAAGTGGACTCACTTCATTGTGCGTAAACTTCTTCTCCTTCCAGCGAGTCCCTCTTATTTTGTCCTGGGAACCCcactcctcttcttcctcctcctcttcttcctcctgctcctcctccttgttcttcttcttcttctttttttttttttttttttttttttttaaaacagcaggACAGCAGACAGACGCGTGCACAGGCTGGATGTGAGGGCACCGCTGCGGGGGGAGAAGGACCATCTCGGAGGACGCGCATGGTGAGCCGCTCGCTTGcatctgcttttatttggcACAACAAAACAgagacatttaaacaaaaaaattggtgATAATTTCATATTTGTCATTTGATTTGCCCATAACAGCGGCTAAAttgtcttaataaaaaaaagataagttaGGCCTGAATGCGCATTTGCGAAACTTACTgtgggtcaaaaaaaaaaaaaaaaaagttttgcggGTGTTTAAAgctttccatgaaaaaaaaaaatttattaaaaaaaagaaatcaaatgtttttattcttaCAATTCACGAGACTGATTTGTATTGGGATAATCACGAGCAATCAATAGAAATGTGGTCGCGTTTCTGTAATTGCCGTTCCGTAATGGTGCGGCTCTGTAAATATGATCATTCCCGGAACCGAACCAATTTGGTGCGCAATTGGCGgcacataataataatgtgataaTAATGGACGCCATTAAGCTGCTTCTgttgttcttgacaaaatcaatcaaaacccgccccccccaaaaaaaaaaaattatatatatatatatatatatatatatatatatatatatatatatatatatatatatatcaataaataaaagaccTGCCGTTGAAATACTTTCAGATTCTAAACTttgtatgaaaacattttccGGTTAATCGTGTTTCCTGCAGTGTCATCGAAGAATTCAATGCAATTTCAGAAGTCTTTCATCTTAGGAGCAAATAAATAACGCTGCTGTTATTACCTCATCTAAAGGGCTTGTTCTCTCTTGCCAgagtcatgcaaaaaaaaaaaacaatttatgaagtttttttttttttttttttttttttgagggggggccAAGGAAGGAAGAATCCATCAATTGTGGCACACATtgcgtttttgctttttttttgtttgtttgtttgttttggatccgacataaaatgcatttgtgtgtgtcattgCCCTGTGAGTAATCCTGTGTGGGCAGCATGTGGATTTAATTGGCAGGGTCAACACACGCAAAgagcgcgcacgcgcacgcacacattcGCCAGCACGGCTCGTCTTTGGAATCGCGATGATTTCATTCCCATCTGTTTTTCAATATCAACACGTGAAGCCTCCATGGGAAGACCTTTGCCAACTTGTATGTGTGActgcgttttaaaaaaaaaaaaaaaaaaaaaaaaaaaaaaacatggttgaCATGTGGGGttcttggaaagaaaaaaaaaaaaaaaaaaaaaagaggcacgCAATGAGAATATTTGCCGACAAGTTTACAAAGTCAGCAAACGGAACGATAcgatgaagtgagttgaggagcttcaccCAAACAAACGtcgtgctttgccgccatctggTGGTCAAAGTCGCCAAAATCGAACTTCAATTCGCGTAGTTACTTCGAAATAAATACGACTcgagcaaaagtaaaaaaaaaaataaaaaaaaaaagtagcagtcGTCCAAATCACTCGTGAGTAACttttgatttatatatatatatatatatatatatatatttttttttttttatcctcactCTGGTTGCGTGTGAGCTGGAAAAATGTAGCTCTGAACGAGTAAAAGTAGCATGACTTCGGTCAAAGTTAAGTAAGTTGCATTTAAAACTGCTTCAACATTGTACAAATTAGCCAAAAAGTTACTAAAGTCAAAGTAACTCAATCAATGTAGCACATTCCCACACTCCTCTGCCCAGGAACTATCTCGGCGTAAACTAAGGCGCTTCACCAAGACAAAAGTCGTGCTCAGCCACCATTTTGCGGTGGCAATCACAATCACTCGTAGATTGTGGCGATTCGTGGCAGGGGGAATATTTGCAAGACCCAGCAGAACTTCAAAATAGTTCAACATAACAGTCGGAGCCAAACGTCTTGCAACTAATGCCGCCAAGCGTtgctttcatttttcaaaatcaaacacaaagacattgtctcatttggtttttttccctttgatgCGTCCCAAACCTGAAGGACAATGGCGCTTTAACGTAAACATACAAGCAGAGTGCTAATCCACTTTGTGCCACTTCCAAAATTAGATTCTTACACCAAAAATGGAGCCGCTGGAATCTGCGCCGTGTGgaataacacgcacacacaccacacacacacaggaatgtGGTTTGGGAATACAGGCTGCAGTGTTATATTTCTGAGGACAATTGCAAATTAACAAAGGTGTCAGAGCGGTTACATGCGCCAACAGGTGTGGCGCTGCGTCGCCTTCGAGCACGCTTGTTGCCAAAATCAATTCTTACACTCTggacttttccaccaaccacCAGCGGGCTTTGCCTTCGCCTCCGCCCGAGCTGCTGCGGGCCCATGACGaggaattttaaaatgtgtgggaCTCATCCGCTCACCAGAACACGCCCCGGACGCGCTGAGGTGGCGAGCGGGCCGCAGAGTTGACAGGTAGACAGACAAAAGcccaaaaatgaaatttgaTTTTGTGCGTCCAAAAAGAAGAGTCTGACCTGTGAATAATCATGAGGCATTCAGCTAAACTAGCCcttcaaaacagattttttttacactttccaAATGCCTTcaacacatttcaacttatcaaaacacacttttcaaagTATTAGGAGTAGTACCGTTTGTTCCCTTCCAGCTGAAGTTGACGGTAAAACAAGTGAATTGAAAGTTATTGGTTCACGCGCTAAAAAGGTTCAACCAAATCGTATGACTTTGTCTGACAAGTCAgtgagcttaatgctaacatacaatgccAAACGCCACAGATGGGCTAACGGGAATTAGCACGGCGCAGTAGCACgtacaacaaaagaaaattaaacattttatatttaaacaccaaactgTTGGACAAAACCATATATTGATGTAAATCCCGTAGGGTAATGCTAATgtataatgcaaaatgccatagatcgGCTAACGTAAATTAGCAtcaatgttacagtaattataaacgttcaaacaactgctactttatcCACACAGAGCAGCATCACACACAAATAGACTTTAAACATTGTGTATTGAAACAACaatgctaacataaaatgcaaaatgccttagacgggctaacgaaattagcatcgatgttacagtaattataagcCTTCAAACAAGTGCTGCTTGAACCCACACGGGGCACTACAATTGCGGAATTGCGGCGGTTAACTGTACACAAACAAATTTTTCATAGGCCCCGCACGGTGGTGTCCCGGCGGTAAACATGCCCCCAGGTTGTCAGCACGTAGTCCTGCCAGCCTCACATAGTTCCATCAAAAGATCAGCCCTGCAGTGGGAGACGCTGATGTCACCACGCCACTATTTGCTTGTATAAGCTGACAGTCGAAACTAAGTCATGCTCACAATGGTATTCTTTGTGGTTCTTGCCCCTAATAGGCCTGTGTCGGTCACGCGACGTAGACAGGTGCAGAGTCTCGCCCCGATCGAACCCGGGCCCGATCCCGAGCGATCGTCCCTTCAGGGTTTGCTCGATCCACCTCCCGAGCCAGGCGGTCCCTCAGGAAGAGTCATATTTTGCTAGCTAATTGAGCACGATGACGAGGCGGGACAGGCTCTCGGTCCTTCCCCGGGGGCCGGGGTTGCGCAGCCCACGTCGACTTTGCTGTCAGTGTCAGACGCTTGTTAGGACGCCATGAATCGCACAGAGAGCGAAGGGGCTTGGAAAATCAACGAAGAGAATTCTGCAAGGTGACGGAGGAAAGAAACCAAGAATGGAAGGTAATCTGAAGAGGAAGTCCGTTTTGTGGttcgttgtttgttttgtccacattccaaaagtaaCTCTCGGGTGGATGAAATCCTGACAGTTGGAGGAATTACACTCATCACCAGCTGGAAGAGGCAGGAAGAGATTTGTTCGCTCTAGGGGAAAAACAATTCATGTTTAGGGCTCAAGCAAGATTTCCATCGATAAATCTTTTTCCCGCAACGCGAGCGTGACCGCCGCTTGTGTTGTGCgtccaaaaaaagtccaaaagatCTCTGGCGCGCACACCTCAGCCTGATCACAGGCCTGCGAACGGCGGCCGGCGATTCGACAAAGGAAGTGCCGTAAACGGGATGGATACGATCCAGCTTGGGGTTTGGCTCCAGCTGTCAGACATATTTTTGGGTCATTTCAAACAAACGCACCCTTCAAGCGCACATAATCTGCGGTAGTTTGGAGATTTCGTTCGAGCTTCTGGAGCTGGGGGTGCAGTTGCAGTGACGCCATCGTGTATTTTCAATTCAGCCACTCTCAGTGCACCTTAATCAACGCCTCTATCAACTTGTCATTGTAGAAACCATCAAAActagccaaaaaaaacaacaacaacaatataacagcacacaactgtgccacgtaCTTCATCTGGAGAAGGtctgaatcaatatttatcagaTAACGTGACAAAAACGTGCTGATCACTACAGAAGTCTTTTGCGAGTCGAAAAGTTTTGCGATGATCGACCAATCAGTGGACGGAGATATGCTGCCCTAGCCCCGAGAGGACAAATTTGAAAAGTGATTGGTTACAGAAAGGGTCCCAATGCTGTTATAGTTGAAGTTACAGGACCAGCACGACtaattctgaaggccctgggcagatgaGATTGGCATGGCAACACtaaggctgaaatctgattggacaagaCGAGAAACACGACCAAATGATGAATCATGGAACAAATTTTAGAATTTAGGGTGTAAAcataggtcagtgcttctgaaagcgtttaggccagcagagaaggccttccTGTCCTTGCCTGGCGACTGCAGTGAAAGTTACTTCTGGGTTGTTTACTTTACCAAAGACTAAAAAGCCAACTTTTACCAAACCTGGTGGCCGTCAAGCACAATTTTCTCATGTTGTCTTTTTATTGTCCTCCACAGGCTGGATGACATGATGTTCCGGGCCTTTTCCCTTCCCCCTTCCACCTCTCCCTTCCTCGTTTTCCTTCTCCTTTATTTACTTCCTCGGCCTCTTCTCTTCTCCACACTGTCCCACGTCCCGCTTAGTTGGACTTCACCTCACGATCCCTGCTACCACCCGGACGGGCGTCCTCGCCACTGTCTCTCCGAGTTCATCAACGCCGCCTACGGGGTCTCGGTCAACGCCAGCCGCTCCGTTCGAGGCTTCGATTTGGACGGAAACATCACCACCTTGACGGACCTTCACAATCCTCACAACCTCACCTGCTGGCAGGCTCGAGGGGATCAGAATAGCGGGGACTGGGTCCTCACCGTGCCCCTGGGTCGGCGCTTTGAAATCACCTACATAAGTCTGCAGTTCTGCCATCATGGGGCGCCGTGGGACCCTATCTCCATCTCCATCTTCAAGTCCATGGACTACAGACACACTTGGAGGCCGATGCAACATTATTCCAGCGACTGCTTTGGGGATTTCGGGCTCCCTTCTCAGACGGTGGCCCAGAGCAGACACCAGGAAACAGAACCGCTGTGCTCCGATCCTCGGCCCTTGCAGAAGCAGCGGGGCGGTATCGTGCTGGCGTTCTCGGCCCTCGACGGACGGCCGTCGTCTCCTGATTTTGATTATAGTCCCACTTTGCAAGACTGGGTGACGGCTACAGACATCCGTGTGGTCTTCCACCAAACATCTACAAACGCAAAAATTGGCTCAAGCATGAAggaggatggatggacagaagaGGGACAAGTGGGAGACCACGTGAGGTGGACTTCTGCCTATGCCGGTGATTCGATTGGCAACCTGAACACAGATAACGCGCCGGCCTTTTTTAACAGGCCCACAAAAAACTCTGCAATGAGCACGCAGAAGAAAAGAGACAAGCTCCGAGGGAGAGGTCATCACAAGGGTGCGAACAATGTGACCAGCAAGGAAAGCGGGGAGACGTTCAGCTCGGACATTTCCTCAAAAGCTCAAAAGCTTGGCCGCAAGAAGGAGGGTGACCAGAGGCTCCTTTGCACCAACGGTGACTGCAACTGGAGGGTGGAGGGACGCCACAGGGGTGCCAAGGGACGAGAACTGAGGAAGCGACGAAACAACCGTCCCAACACCCGTCAAAGCTCCAGAAATCTACAGGCGGCACCACGACCGCTCCCTACCGCACCCGCCCTGCCCCCTCTGGCGCTCTCGGACCTGCAGGTAGGGGGTCGCTGCAAATGCAACGGACACGCTTCCAAGTGTCGCCATGACGACGCAGGCCGGACCGTGTGCATGTGCGAGCATCACACGGCCGGCCCGGATTGCGACGTGTGCGAGGATTTCTACTTTGACAGACCC is part of the Phyllopteryx taeniolatus isolate TA_2022b chromosome 23, UOR_Ptae_1.2, whole genome shotgun sequence genome and encodes:
- the ntn5 gene encoding netrin-1, which gives rise to MMFRAFSLPPSTSPFLVFLLLYLLPRPLLFSTLSHVPLSWTSPHDPCYHPDGRPRHCLSEFINAAYGVSVNASRSVRGFDLDGNITTLTDLHNPHNLTCWQARGDQNSGDWVLTVPLGRRFEITYISLQFCHHGAPWDPISISIFKSMDYRHTWRPMQHYSSDCFGDFGLPSQTVAQSRHQETEPLCSDPRPLQKQRGGIVLAFSALDGRPSSPDFDYSPTLQDWVTATDIRVVFHQTSTNAKIGSSMKEDGWTEEGQVGDHVRWTSAYAGDSIGNLNTDNAPAFFNRPTKNSAMSTQKKRDKLRGRGHHKGANNVTSKESGETFSSDISSKAQKLGRKKEGDQRLLCTNGDCNWRVEGRHRGAKGRELRKRRNNRPNTRQSSRNLQAAPRPLPTAPALPPLALSDLQVGGRCKCNGHASKCRHDDAGRTVCMCEHHTAGPDCDVCEDFYFDRPWQRATPTNPNPCVACECNSHATKCRFSMEVFQQSGRRSGGVCLKCRHHTAGRHCQYCHNGYTRDQSKPLQHREACQPCQCHPLGAVGRWCNHTSGQCLCRQGVTGLRCNRCAPEYKQGTSHLRPCVRIQEVAPTPAFQPQYGIDEECASHCQPSQVKVRMNLDTYCLKDYVLKVQVRGMERSGPWWQFSISVQVVFRTGYPSRIRRGPRSLWVPVRDLACGCPTLHVGRTFLLIGADESGRGWAPDERRLVADRSTLALQWREHWSRKLRGFRGQDKRGRCPEQPPHPRRKPSESQTGYIPPHLLAGTDVGSSAGEVSTSSPRHKVTQEQEA